The genomic interval TTTAATCGAATAGAATAACCATCTGTTGGACCTGCAACAGGATTATTGGCATCCATTTCAGCAATAGATTCTTTAGCCAGAGCCGCTGCATCTGCATCACTAAAAGTAAATCCTGAAACACCTTTTCCTAAAGCTCCCATTACTTTATCTGAAAGTATTTGTGCATTCATTTTTGCAAAACCAAAAACTGCAAATAGTATCCCTAATACAATAAATTTCTTCTTCATATTTTTTTGATATTAATTAACAACAAAAATACTACGCGATTAATTTTACACAGCCCGAAGAAGTCAAATTCACAACAGATTAAGACAATACTTGAAATTTTAAAAAAGTCAGCAAAAACCTCAAATATTAAACAAAACAAGAATAGATAAAACATAAAACGTCTTTAAATACAATCAATTAAGATTTATTCTTCACAATTCTAAATAATATTGCAAGATTTGAAACGCAAAGGAAAAGCAAATTAGCATCTCAAAATAAACTACATTCCGTATCTTTGTAATCAGATTTATGATATATGGAAACAGTCATTGAAAACATACCACCTGCTAAACCTAAATGGTTGAAGGTTAAATTACCTATTGGACAAAAATACACTGAACTTCGTGGTTTAGTTGATAAATACAGTTTAAATACAATCTGCACCTCTGGAAGCTGCCCAAATATGGGAGAATGCTGGGGAGAAGGAACAGCAACATTTATGATTTTAGGAAATGTTTGTACCCGTTCCTGCGGTTTTTGCGGCGTAAAAACCGGAAGACCTGAAACAGTAGATTGGGATGAACCTGAAAAAGTAGCCCGTTCTATAAAAATCATGAACATCAAACATGCTGTAATTACTAGTGTTGACAGAGATGATTTAAAAGACGGAGGTTCTATTATATGGATTGAAACTGTAAAGGCAATCCGAAGAATGAATCCTGAAACTACTTTAGAAACTTTGATTCCGGATTTTCAGGGAATTGAAAGAAATATTGACAGAATAGTGGAAGCAAACCCTGAAGTTGTATCGCATAATATGGAAACTGTACGTCGTTTAACACGTGAAGTTCGTATTCAGGCAAAATACGACCGCAGTTTGGAGGTTTTACGTTATTTGAAAGAAAAAGGAATAAACAGAACCAAATCCGGTATTATGCTTGGTTTAGGAGAAACCGAAGAAGAAGTTTACCAAACAATGAGAGATTTGCGTAATGCAAATGTTGACGTTGTTACACTTGGTCAGTATCTTCAGCCTACTAAAAAGCATTTACCTGTAAAAGAATTCATTACACCCGAATTATTTGCCAAATATGAAAAATTCGGACTTGAATTAGGTTTCCGTCATGTTGAAAGCGGACCTCTTGTTCGTTCTTCATACAAAGCACAAAAACATATTTTATAGAATAAAGTTTAATCGTTTAATCGTTTAATTGTAAAACCGATTAAACGATTAAACAGTTAAACGAATAAACAAGAAATTGAAAACAAGAATTGCCATTAATGGTTTTGGAAGAATTGGCCGAAACTTATTTCGTCTTCTTCTCAACCATCCTGAAATAGAAGTTGTTGCAATTAATGATATTGCTGATAATAAAACCATGTCGCATTTAATAAAATACGACAGTATTCACGGAGTTCTGCCTTTTTCTGTAAGTTTTGACGAAAAAGGAATTATTGTAAACGAAAAGCATTATTTGTTTTTTCACGAAAAAAGTATTTCAAATCTAGACTGGAAAAGTCAGTCAATAGATTTTGTAATAGAATCAACGGGAAAATATAAAACACACGAAGAATTAAATGCACATATCGAAGCTGGAGCAAAAAAGGTAATACTTTCGGCTCCATCAGAAGTTGACACAATTAAAACAGTAGTTCTTGGAGTTAACGAAAATATTTTAGACGGAACAGAAAATATTGTTTCAAATGCAAGCTGTACGACTAACAATGCAGCTCCGATGATAAAAATCATCGAAGAATTATGCGGAATCGAACAAGCTTATATCACAACAATACATTCTTTTACAACAGACCAAAGTCTTCATGACCAGCCGCATAAGGATTTACGCAGGGCGAGAGGCGCAAGTCAGTCAATTGTTCCAACAACTACAGGTGCAGCTAAGGCATTAACGAAAATTTTTCCTAAATTGCATGAAAAAATCGGAGGCTGCGGCATTCGTGTCCCGGTTCCTGATGGTTCATTGACAGACATCACGTTCAATGTTAAGCGTGCTGTTACTATTGAAGAAATTAACATTGCATTTCAAAAAGCCTCAAAAACAAATTTAAAAGGAATACTAGATTATACAGAAGATCCTATCGTTTCTGTTGATATAATTGGCAATACAAATTCGTGTTTGTTTGACGCACAACTAACTTCTGTTATAGACAAAATGGTAAAAGTTGTGGGGTGGTACGATAATGAAATTGGCTATTCATCAAGATTAATAGATTTGATTTTACTGCTCAGAAAAACATAAGGATTCATTGTTAATGCGCTGTCATACATGAAGTACTATTTTTTATTTGTAGTTTGTTTTTTAAATTCATTTTTGTATTCTCAAATCAAACGGAATACAGACAGTATTTCCTATTATAACAAACTTGCCAATAAAAAACTGAATAGTAAAGAGTACAACGAAGCAGTTTTTTATACTCAAAAATCTATTGATTTCTGCGAAAGCAATAATATTCCCGAAAACCTGGCCAATCAAACTTTTAAGCTTGGAAAGATTTATTATAATCAGCGCAAATATGATGAAGCTTTAAAAAACTTCCATAAAAGCGTAGCTTCGTTTGACAGCGTAAAACCTACCTGTACTAAAGTTCTGGCTTTGCATTATATTGGTGCCGTAAACACAGCAAAAGGCGATTACAAAACGGCTGATATTTATTATGGCAAAGCACAAAAACTTTTAAAAGAAATTGGCGTTGTTGATAGTTCTGAAATTTTAGATTACCAGAAAGCAATGGCTTTTAAAGCCAATAAAAACCTGCCTCTTGCGGTTACAACCTTCCATAAAATCACTAAGAAACCTGATAATCCTTCTTTATTAAAAACAAAAAGTGATTCTTATTATCAGCTTGGTTTAATTGAAAGTCAGTTGAGACGAAACGATTCGGCTATAATTCATTTTGAAAAAGCTTTAGATTATACTGACAAAACAAATGATCTTCAGCAGAAATCAAAAATTACTTTAGCAATAAGTCAATATTATAAACAAAATCGAAATTTCGATCTTGCTTATTCGTATCTTGATGAACATTATCAGCTTGAAAATTATATTCTAAAATTAAAAAATGCAAAAATTGATTTTAATGAGTTTCAAAAATTCAAAAAAAATCAGCTTTTAAACAATACATTAAAACGGGAAAGCGAAGAAAAAATTCAGCTTAAAACCTATCGCTATTCTAAATTAGTCAGCATTCTGGCCATAGCTTTGATTTCAATTTTATCTCTTTTGAGTTTAGCTTTATACAAAAACAATATTATTAGAAATCAGAATAATATCCTTTTAAGAGAAAAAAACAAAGAGCTTATTTTGGCTAAAAACAAAGCAGAAAAAGCTTCAAAAGCAAGATCTGAATTTTTATCTACCGTAAGTCACGAGCTCCGGACTCCGCTTAATGCTATAAACGGAATTACGCATTTGCTTCTTGAAGATAACCCCAAAAAAGCACAGCTGAAATATTTAGAATCACTAAAATTTTCCGGCAATTACTTAACCACTTTTATAAATGAAATTCTTGAAATTAATAAAATTGACTCTACAAAAGTGGAAGTTGAAAATATTACTTTCAACCTAAAAGAACTTCTTTTTAATATTCAAAGCTCGTTAAAGGAATTAGCAACCGCAAACAAAAATTATTTTAATCTGGAAATAGACAATGCAATTCCCGATAACTTAATTGGCGACCCTACTAAATTATCTCAAATTATATTAAACCTGATAAATAACGCACTGAAATTTACCCAAAATGGTCAGGTGAACGTTATTGCAAAATTATTTTCTCAGGAAGATGAAACCGCGACCGTATATTTTGAAATAGTAGATACCGGAATTGGTATTCCCGAAGACAAACTGCAAACTGTATTTGAAAGTTTTTCTCAAGGTTCTATCGAAGTTAACCGAAAATACGGCGGAACTGGTCTGGGACTTGCGATTGTTAAAAAGTTAATTGAACTTTTAGGTGGCGAAATCAAACTAAAAAGTGAAGTTGGCAAAGGATCGACTTTTACTTTCAAATTAAATTTTAAAATTAATACTGAACCTTTGGAAGCTGTTACCGAAGAAAAACCATATAATGATAAGCAATTAGAGCACAAATCGATTTTATTGATTGAAGACAACAAAATCAATCAGATGATTACCCGAAAAATGCTTGAAAACAAAGCTATTTGCTGTGAAATTCTTGATAATGGCGAAGATGCGGTTGAGCTTTTGAAAGTAAAACGTTTTGATATGATTTTGATGGATGTGCACTTGCCTGGCATCAACGGAACAACCGCAACGCAGCAAATAAGGGATTTTGACAAAACAACTCCAATAATCGCGCTTACCGCAATTTCGCTTGATGAAAACAGGGACATGCTTTTGTCTTACGGAATGAATGATGTAATTACAAAACCTTTTGTTCCAGATGAATTTTACAGCACAATCGCTAAGTTTTTTGATTGATTTCTAAGTTGCTAAGATACTGAGTCGCTAAGGTTCTAAGTTTTCTTTCAGATAATTTAGAATGGTTGCATCAAAATTTTGCTGGTGGTTTATAAATGTACTTTTTATAGGCAGATAATACAATTGAGAAACCAATTTGGAATCTTTTAGACGTACATAATCTTTCTCTGTTGTGATTATTTTCTTTCCATTTGCTTTATTTTGAATCGATTCTAAATCAGCTTCAGAAAAATGATGATGATCAGGAAATGTTAAACAATCATCATTTTCATTTTTCAAATAATCAAAAAATGGTTTTGGTTTAGCAATTCCAGCCAGAAGTATTTTCGATTCTGATTTAATTTGGTCAACTGAAATTTTTTCTTCTTTTCCATAAATTACAGTATCGTAATCTATAAACGTAAAAAAGATTTGCTGCCAGCAATTCAGCTTCAATTTCAAACGAATTTCAGCTTGTTTTTCTTCGGATAAATTCTTTGGACATTTGGTAACTACAACAATATTAGCTCGGCTTGCTCCGCTTCGGCTTTCTCTTAAATTGCCGGTTGGCAGCATAAAATCGTCAGCATACAAATCTCCATACGAAGTAAGTAAAATATAAAATCCCGCTTTTACTTTTCGGTGTTGGTAAGCATCATCTAATAAAACAACCTGAGGCTTTACTTTTTGCAAAAGCAGCTGTGTAATTCCGTTGGTACGATTTGCATCAACAGCAACCTTTACATTTGGAAATTTTTGATAAAACTGAAATGGTTCATCTCCCAGAATTTCAGCATTTGAAGTTTCGTCGGCCAAAACAAATCCGTCAGATTTTCTTTTATAACCGCGGCTTAAAGTCGCTACTATATATTTGTTCGATAATAATCGGATTAAATATTCAATTTGAGGCGTTTTTCCGGTTCCGCCCACACTTAAATTTCCAACAGCAATTACGGGAATATCAAATGATTTTGATTTCAGGATTCCTTTGTCAAAAAGAAAATTACGAATTGAA from Flavobacterium sp. carries:
- the lpxK gene encoding tetraacyldisaccharide 4'-kinase; this encodes MNLLRKILFPFAILYGFITSIRNFLFDKGILKSKSFDIPVIAVGNLSVGGTGKTPQIEYLIRLLSNKYIVATLSRGYKRKSDGFVLADETSNAEILGDEPFQFYQKFPNVKVAVDANRTNGITQLLLQKVKPQVVLLDDAYQHRKVKAGFYILLTSYGDLYADDFMLPTGNLRESRSGASRANIVVVTKCPKNLSEEKQAEIRLKLKLNCWQQIFFTFIDYDTVIYGKEEKISVDQIKSESKILLAGIAKPKPFFDYLKNENDDCLTFPDHHHFSEADLESIQNKANGKKIITTEKDYVRLKDSKLVSQLYYLPIKSTFINHQQNFDATILNYLKENLEP
- the gap gene encoding type I glyceraldehyde-3-phosphate dehydrogenase, producing MKTRIAINGFGRIGRNLFRLLLNHPEIEVVAINDIADNKTMSHLIKYDSIHGVLPFSVSFDEKGIIVNEKHYLFFHEKSISNLDWKSQSIDFVIESTGKYKTHEELNAHIEAGAKKVILSAPSEVDTIKTVVLGVNENILDGTENIVSNASCTTNNAAPMIKIIEELCGIEQAYITTIHSFTTDQSLHDQPHKDLRRARGASQSIVPTTTGAAKALTKIFPKLHEKIGGCGIRVPVPDGSLTDITFNVKRAVTIEEINIAFQKASKTNLKGILDYTEDPIVSVDIIGNTNSCLFDAQLTSVIDKMVKVVGWYDNEIGYSSRLIDLILLLRKT
- a CDS encoding ATP-binding protein, with amino-acid sequence MKYYFLFVVCFLNSFLYSQIKRNTDSISYYNKLANKKLNSKEYNEAVFYTQKSIDFCESNNIPENLANQTFKLGKIYYNQRKYDEALKNFHKSVASFDSVKPTCTKVLALHYIGAVNTAKGDYKTADIYYGKAQKLLKEIGVVDSSEILDYQKAMAFKANKNLPLAVTTFHKITKKPDNPSLLKTKSDSYYQLGLIESQLRRNDSAIIHFEKALDYTDKTNDLQQKSKITLAISQYYKQNRNFDLAYSYLDEHYQLENYILKLKNAKIDFNEFQKFKKNQLLNNTLKRESEEKIQLKTYRYSKLVSILAIALISILSLLSLALYKNNIIRNQNNILLREKNKELILAKNKAEKASKARSEFLSTVSHELRTPLNAINGITHLLLEDNPKKAQLKYLESLKFSGNYLTTFINEILEINKIDSTKVEVENITFNLKELLFNIQSSLKELATANKNYFNLEIDNAIPDNLIGDPTKLSQIILNLINNALKFTQNGQVNVIAKLFSQEDETATVYFEIVDTGIGIPEDKLQTVFESFSQGSIEVNRKYGGTGLGLAIVKKLIELLGGEIKLKSEVGKGSTFTFKLNFKINTEPLEAVTEEKPYNDKQLEHKSILLIEDNKINQMITRKMLENKAICCEILDNGEDAVELLKVKRFDMILMDVHLPGINGTTATQQIRDFDKTTPIIALTAISLDENRDMLLSYGMNDVITKPFVPDEFYSTIAKFFD
- the lipA gene encoding lipoyl synthase, coding for METVIENIPPAKPKWLKVKLPIGQKYTELRGLVDKYSLNTICTSGSCPNMGECWGEGTATFMILGNVCTRSCGFCGVKTGRPETVDWDEPEKVARSIKIMNIKHAVITSVDRDDLKDGGSIIWIETVKAIRRMNPETTLETLIPDFQGIERNIDRIVEANPEVVSHNMETVRRLTREVRIQAKYDRSLEVLRYLKEKGINRTKSGIMLGLGETEEEVYQTMRDLRNANVDVVTLGQYLQPTKKHLPVKEFITPELFAKYEKFGLELGFRHVESGPLVRSSYKAQKHIL